aataagcatgatttaattgaacttgtagtaagttataaaaataaatataaagatgttgaacaaaggtttcatttgttatggtccgagaagatgaaaattgaggaaattcatcatactcaaaataaagaatatactcggatgttggactcaaaagtccaagatgagaatgagattacatctctaaaagatcaaaaccatctcatcaagattgaggtaaataaacttcaagaaaacatactcaatcttgaaacggagaatatatcattaattctcaaagacgaagagatggaacgtgaaaagatacaattgaatgacaatatttgtaaacttcacgttgatctattgaacttgaagattctaaatgaattaaatgttcaagatatagaaacatcttataaaaacaatcttgataaagaaaaagagctattagaaaccaatgagcttaaaagtgaagctctaaggttaaaagaagaaaattataaactcatagctcaagttaaggatcaagaaagaatccttaataacaagattgatgccttaaagaaagaaaatgaaaattttgaaaaagtcattcaaagatttacaaaaggcaataagatgttggatcaaatggtgcatacaaaaacctcatataatcatgaaggtttgggatataataagaattctcctcctaaaggaaatactcggagatttgtattaccaataaagacttcacccgaatcaccatcttataaatgttcttattgcaataaaatgggacataccattcaaAATTGTAAATTCAAGAATGatgaaattaaggggaagcatgtatggattcgcaaggaatcatacaagaaagatgataaacgtgtgcctcacaaaaatatggaatataagaatccaaggcaacaatggtctcatcaaccaactatgtttcaaaatagaaacacacaatatcatgtaaatggtaatgcatttagaaggcaacaacctcttagtagaaatgcttatgctaattaccatgctaataatagatataatgtttatcaTGCTCCATCAAGATTTAATGATAGCTTTAGGTATTATCTACCTCAAACTAGgccttatgcatctagaaatatttacatgcctaatgataattataccatgcctagcttctttcataaatcaaatgttatatatgatgtactaactccaggaccctcaagacaaaggggtacctataaatttaactaatcatgtaTGTAGGTGTGTCTTGCCGcaaaacaagacatatggtaccttgatagtggatgttcaagacatatgaccggtaataagtcactcttgaacaacattaaaaaggttaccgTGGGGAGCataacatttggtgatagtacagtaaaacctctgtaaattaatactcgattaattaataatctctctaaattaataattttgtccggtcccgacttgggccagttcaaaaaatgatcaatttcgataagataataagataataatttttttgaaaaccctgtacaaaaatatggtcccaataaaactataaattaataattcccttatattcataaaaatatagctattacatctttgtaaaatatgattcaattgtagtttgctttttcatataatttaaatcaacatgaAGCTCATCCCTAATCTTCCTTATTGCATCCAAAAGCTCGGGTGTAGTGCTTTCATGTTGCATCAAAAAGTTATTAAGCATTTTTGATGCCTTGAGTGCTTCTTTACGTGTAACCGGCTCCAACGGTGTTGTATCGTCTTCAAGATCATCTTCAATACTATTTTCAAGGATGGTGTTTGCAATCTCTTCTATACTCTGGACCTCggaacatgattcattttcaccCGGATAATCTAAGAAGTTATTAACATCCATTTTATTACGATAACCTAGATCCTTAATCATCACCTCAAGTTCATGAATATATTCTTCCGGAGTTGTATGTTCATTTAAATTGCTCGAAACTTCATCTATGGAACGAATTTTGCAATGTTGAAAGCACCTTGCTATTGACTCTTATTTTACATTTGTCGTCCACGTCGCGACTGCATAATTGATAGCATCCAAAacattaatcttttctggatcagATTGTCCCAACTCATAACCTTCTAATAACCCACGATAAAATCTCCTGCGATAGTGCATCTTGAAAGCTCTTATAATTCCTGCATCACAAGGTTGGATTTTTGATGTCATGTTAGGTGGCAAGAAGTACAACTCAACATTttgtagtccttcaatatttttttGGATGTGCTGGACAGTTATCTACCACAAACAAAATTCTTCTGCCTTGCATTTGGCTATCAAACCAACGAATGTATTCATCAAAAAGTACACTAGTCATCCAAGCTCTTTTGTTTGCACGATAATGACAATTCAAGCTGCCCATGTTAACATTCTTGAAGCACCGTGGCTTTGCATACTTTCCAATAATCCATAAAGGAATTTTTTCAGAGCCATCTTCATTGCAACATATAACAACCGTGAGCCTTTCTTTGTCTTGTTTTCTTCCTGCAAGTTGTTTCGTAGCAAGAGAGTGATCAGCTTGTAACCTGTAAAACAAACCAGTTTCGTCCATGTTAAAAACATCTTTCATAGGGAACTGGTTTATTTTTTCCCTTATGGACTCCAGTTTCTTCTCCATGTCCTGTACATCAACAGAACCACTTTCTCCAAAGCGACGAAATGACTTAATACCATATCTTAACTTGAATTTCTCAAGCCAACCTTGAGAAAAAGTGTGCTCCTGATCTTGTTGAGGGTATAAAATTTTCATGGTCT
The sequence above is drawn from the Apium graveolens cultivar Ventura chromosome 2, ASM990537v1, whole genome shotgun sequence genome and encodes:
- the LOC141689829 gene encoding CENP-B homolog protein 2-like, which produces MEKVLYEWFLQYQDRVNMTGELILEKAKETMKILYPQQDQEHTFSQGWLEKFKLRYGIKSFRRFGESGSVDVQDMEKKLESIREKINQFPMKDVFNMDETGLFYRLQADHSLATKQLAGRKQDKERLTVVICCNEDGSEKIPLWIIGKYAKPRCFKNVNMGSLNCHYRANKRAWMTSVLFDEYIRWFDSQMQGRRILFVVDNCPAHPKKY